The Thiovulum sp. ES genome segment GCATCGATCTGGAACAAAAAGAATCTTTTTTCCACTCTCGAGTGCTTTTGTAATAATTGTTTTTGCATTTGAACTTGTGCAGACAAGACCGCCCATTTCTCCAACTTTTGCTTTAACTTCCGCAGAGGAATTTATGTAAGTGATTGGAAGGAGTTCCTCTTTTTTTACTCCACTACTCTCTAAAATTTCAATTGACTTATCGTAGTAGTCGCCGTTTATCATTTGAGCCATTGAGCAACAAGCCATTTTAGGCATGATAACTCGTTTGTTAGGATTCATGATTTTTACACTTTCACCCATAAAACCAACACCACAAAAAACAATAAATTCATTATCAACTACACTTGTCTTTCTTGCAAGTTCTAATGAGTCGCCTGTGATGTCAGCCATTTCAAAAACTTCATCTTTTTGATAAAAGTGTGCGACAACTGTAATATCTAATTCTCTCTTTAATCTATCAATTTCGCTTTTATAATCCATGAAATCTCTCTTAAAATTTGCTAATTACAAAATCGTATCAAAAAAAAGAGATTTATTTTGTTAAAAACTTATTTAATTTCCGCTAAATTTTTCCATTGTTGCATTTCCACTCTGATTTACATCACTTCGTTTGATAATTTTTTGAATTGTCATAATTGCAATTTTCAAATCTAGTCCAAATGAGACTTTTTTAGAATAGAAAACATCGTATCGGAAACGATTTCGCCACGATAAATTATTTCGCCCTTTCACCTGTGCCAAACCTGTAATTCCTGCTTTTACATCATGTCGCTGTTTTTGAAGATCGGAATAGAGTGGCAAATATTCTGGTAAAAGTGGTCGTGGTCCAATAAATGATACTTCGCCCCGTAAAACATTTAAAATTTGTGGAAGTTCGTCGAGTGAAGTGCTACGGATAAATTTTCCAAAAGTTCCAAGTCTGACCTCATCGGGTAATAATTCTCCATTTGAATCTCGCTCATCACTCATTGTTCGGAATTTGAAAATCTTGAAAATCTTCTCGTTTTTTGTTGGTCGTAGTTGGCGGAAAAAAATCGGCGAACCCAATTTGATACGAATTGCAATTGATACAAAAATCAGAATTGGTGAAAAAATCAAAAGTAAAAGCAGTGCAAAAACACGATCCAAAATTGGCTTAAATAAAAATCTGTAAATCAACTTCCGCCATCTCCCCAACTACCACTTTCAAGATAATAGACTTCCTCTTTCTCCTTATGGTTTGGTAATTCTTGTAAAAAATATGTTATTTCACTTTTTTCAGCTTCCGAAAGATTTCGTGCAAAAGGTAGCATTATTGAGGCTTGTTGAGTTTTTCTTTTTCCAGAAACAATTGCATCAAGTCTTCGTTTTAAATCCCACAAGTTTCGACCAGAGAGAGAAGGATAATTTTGAATTCCAGTCCCATCGACTCCGTGGCAACTAGAACACCCTTTTGAAAAATAGAACTGCTTTCCATTCTCAAATCTATCTCCAAAAAGAGAAACAGAAAAAAATAGAACAATCAAAAATTTATACATTGTAAAACCCCTATTTATTTTAAGAGATTTTACAAAAAAACTAATTTCTATTGAAATCTTTCACCAAATTCATAATTTCGTGTTGCTTTTTTGCCAAGAAAATCTTTAAGATATTTTGGATGTAATCCATATCCTGGTCGGACACTTCGTAAATTTTCTTCTGTAAAAATTTCACCCTCTTTAATATCTTTTGCAACATAGAGACTTCGACTAAAGCCACGACTTTTTTCAATTTTAGGAGTAAGTTTGTAGCTTACTTTTCCAAGTGCTTTTTCAATTTCTCTAACTGAATCTATCATGTTTTTAAACTGTTTTGGGTCGAGTGAAAATGCACTATCTGGACCACCAATTTTTCGATCAGCTATAAAATGTTTTTCAACTATTTTTGCACCAAGTGCTACAGCTCCAACAGGGACTGAAATTCCTAAAGTGTGATCAGAAAGACCAACTGTTACTCCAAAAGTCTCTTTTAGATTTGGAATAGTATTTAAATTGATCTCTTCGAGTGGTGCAGGATACGAGCTTGTGCATTTCAAAAGAATAATGTCATTGTTTCCTGTTTTTCTTACAGTCTCAACAGCTAATTCAATATCTGTCAAAGTTGCAATTCCAGTTGAAATAATTACAGGTCTTCCTTTTAATGCCACATATTCGATGAGGTCAATATCTGTGATTTCAAAAGATGCAATTTTGTATGCACTTGGACTGAATTTTTCAAGTAAATCAACAGCTGTTTTGTCAAATGGACTTGAAAAAATATCTATTCCAATACTTCGAGCATAATTGAAAAGTTCTTCATGCCATTCCCATGGAGTATATGCTTCTTGGTAAAGGTCATAAAGATTTTTTCCGTCCCAAAGAGTTCCACCACTAATCATAAAATCTTCTTTTCGAGAATTCAAAGTGATTGTGTCAGCTGTGTAAGTTTGGATTTTGATTGCATTTGCACCAATCTCTTTTGCTTTTTTTATTGTGTCGAGTGCATTTTTCAAACTACCATTATGATTTGCTGAAAGTTCAGCAATAATAAAAGTGCCATCAGTCTCTAAATTAAAATTACCTATTTTCATCTATTTAACTCCATATATATTAATTCTCTATTTTCTATCTTTTCTCTATGAGTTTCTTTAAAATTAAATCTTTGATAAAGTTTAATTGCTTTTTCATTATTTGAGAAAACTTCTAAATATAGTTTTTTATATGGGAATTGTAAAATTTTTTCCATTAATATTTTTCCAACTCCAAATTTATCTGGATTTGAGTATAGACCAATTTCAGCACTATTATTTTGAATATCAATTTTTTTTAAATTAATTACACCTAAGTTTGAAACTTTAAAATGTTGATTTTTTTGAATAATTTTAAGAGAATCGATAAAAGCTAAATGATCTACAAGTGGAATATTTTTTGAATCAAACATATATTTTTGAATTAGTGGATTATTTCGCCAATCTAAAACAGTTTTTTGTTCATCTAAAGTTAAATCTATAAAATTAATTAATTCAATATTTTCCATAATATCTCTTTCAAATCTTCTCGATCAAATTTTTCTAAAATTATATATCTATTTTGTTTTAAATATTCACTTATATCTTTTTGGTTATTAGCAGTTTGAATTGCAATAAATGGCAGTCTTAAATATAAAACTTCGTGTAATATCACACTTGGTGAAATTATAGCCAAAGTCGAATTTGCCATAATTTGAGCTATTTTTACTGTATTTATATGCAATTCTATAAAACTATCTTTTTCAACAAACTTTTTTAACTCTGAAATATTTGGATTTGATGAGGTTGTAACAAGATTTACTTTAAATCCTTCTGGAATTATTTTTAAAATCTCTAAACTTAAATTACTTGTATCTGCTCCACCCATTGCTAAAAATATTGTTGGTTGTTTTGGTGTTTTCAAAGATATATTTTTAAATTCATCTCGAATCAAAGTATATTTTGCTCCACATCTTAACTCACAATTTTCAGGAACTAAATTTTTATATCTATTTTCATTTGCTGAAATATTGTGATTTAGCAAAATATCACAATAGTGTTTCTGATAAGTGTCATCAAAAGATAGAATTTTTACACCAGTTTCATCTTTTACTTTTTTTTCAAAAATGTAATCTATTTCGTAGTGATCGAAAACCACCTCATCAATATTTACATCTTTAATATTTTTTATTAACTCTTCTACTGAATTAGTTTTTAGATCTATTAATTTATATTTAGACTCTAAAATTTTATGATTGATATTTCCATTTAGGTTCTGAGTTGCAAAATATATATCTGAATTTTCATATTGTTGAGCAAGAACTAAATCTCGCATAATATGACCCAAACCAATTTTACTTGAGGAATCAGCACGAAAAAGAGTCCTCATTTTAAGAGTTATCTATAAATTTTATTAAAGAATTGTAGTTGAGAAATAATCTCTTTAAGATCTTCTATATCTACTTTTATTAAATTGGATATATCGATTAAATCATTTTTCCCATCACAATAAGTTAGAAAATTTCTTAAAACTCTTGAGCCATCAATTTTATGTCCAGAGATTGTAGGGTATAAACCTCTTTTTCCAAGTCTTGGTTCGCATAAAATAGTTGAAAGAAAAACTCTATTTTCTTCTAAAATATAGATGGCTTTTTTGATAATGTCAAAACCACCTTGAAGTCCCTCTGGAGAAATGAAATCAAGATTATCAAGAGATGTGTGATATTCATCATATCTCCCATAAATAGTTCTGCAAACGGTTGCCACAGGTAGATCTACACCTGGAGAACAATACTGTCTTTCATCACTGCCTCTTTGAAGAAATGAATATTTATTATGTGGAATATCTTTTAAAACATATTTTGCAATTTTATCAGCAAGAGTATCTCCGTATCTTGTTGGAAGATATGAATATGAGTTATCATCTCCAATAGTTGTAAGATTAAATCCTGCAACAATATTTTTTTTCATTTCTTCCAAATTTTTACTCAAATAGCAAATAGAACCTATTGTTTCAGGAATAAAAATAACTCTATATGAGTATCTTCTATTTGGAATAGATTTTATATATTCTAAAAGAGCCATTGCAACAACTGGACCAGAAAGTTCATTATTTGCCATTGATGGGTGGCAAACATATGTTGAAAGAAATATCTCTTTTTCTGTTCTGCCTTTTAAAAGAACTTCTCCATAAGTCATAGAACCATTTTCTAAAGTCGAGTCTATTTTTACTTTGTAAATTCCTTCTTTTAACTTGATTCTTTGATTTTCAGTTATACAAAACCCCCATCTTTCCTTATAATAGGAAGTAACATAAGGAATTGCTTCAGGCATTTCAGGAATTGAATATAGGTGTTTTTGAAGTTCATCTAAAGATAACTCTAGTTCTGTTGGAGTAGAATATCCTACTAAATACAAATTATTATTTCGAAAATCAATTATTCTTTTTCCCTGAAACTCTATATAAGCTTCTTTTGCATTCCACTCTTTTGGAACATTCCAATCAAAACATTGAGTACCTGATGGTATTTCATAAATATTTAGTTCTGGTATTACATTCTTTATATAGTTTAGAGTTTCTCTATTTCCATCTCCAGTAAGACTACGATTTATTGGAAATAAATCAGTAGCCCATTGATACATTTTTTTCCCTATTTCCAAAAACTTATGCTCCTTATCTTCATAAAAGAATTATTTTCTTAGCTTTTTAGTTTCATCAAAGGTTTTATTTGAGTAGCCAGTAGCCTTATAACTAATTTCCATGGGATCTATTTTCTCTCTTCCAGAAGTTATCTTCTCTATAAATGGAATTAGATTTCTAAATGAATCTTCATAAATAACCTCACCATCTTTTAAAATAATTTCAACTGGCTTTAAAAAGAATGTGTTGTGTCGAATAAATGATGTTAAGACTTTTACATTAAATATCTGATTGTTTGTTGCACCAAGCTCACTTATAAGCATTCCAACAGAAGGAATATTTGATAACTCGAAATCATCATGCCTAATAAATCTAGTTCTTTCCATAAAAGCTTGATATCTATAAATTAAGTCATCATGAGAATTTACACCAACAAATATTATACTATCACTATTTACCAATGCTTCTTGAACATGCTTCATATTGTCTTTTTTAGTTTGAATAACACAATGATAAGGGAAATCTTCACTCTTTAGCTTTTCGACCATTTTTGGAGATGGACAAACATTACAAGCGATACATCTATAAATAGTTTCATCTATTAAATTATAAATTTTAGAATTATATGAGTCTAGATTTCTTTTAATATATTTTTGTAATATTTTCTCATATTTTTTCTCTTCTGTGTCCATAGTCAAAACAAAAGTAATTTTAGGTTTAGATTTATATTCTCCAATATTAAGAATTTCACTAAGTTGAGCTACTTGTCGTCCAACTCCATAACAAGTTTCAAGACCAAAAGAGTCATCTATCGCTTTTCCAGTATCTCCAGCCCAAACCGTTCCTCCATACTGAGCTGTTTTAGGACCATTTCCAACAACTATTGCTTCTTGTGCTAGAGCTTCTTGAAGAGAGTATATATTGGCTGTTTCTTGACCACCATTTCTTTTTGCTCCTGTTGAAACAACTCCAAATCCTTTTCCTTTTAAAACTTTATATTTATAAGTAAGCTGTAAGAACTTATTTGCAATAGAAGAACGATCTCCAAAATAAACTGGAGTTCCTAAAATTATTCCATCTGCCTTATCAACTTTCTTCAAAAGCTCTTGAAACATGCTTTCATCTAATGTCAAACTATCTATTTCATCAATATCATCTATTGAGTTGTAATTCATTAAATCATAATAAATACCTAATTTTTTATGTTTAAAGATATCTGTAATAGAAACTATCTCAATATTCGAACCATAGTTCTTTGATGCTAGTAAAGAATGAGATACTGCAATGTCGCTGTTGGAAAATATTATTTTACTATCTTTTATTCTTTGATTAAGCTCTGTTTGAGTTGATGAATCTAAAATAAATCTCTCTAACTTTTTGATGTTCTTATGGTTTGAACGAATTGACCCTACGACACCTAAAACTTTTAAATTTTTCATAATATTTACCTTTTTTTCAAATCGTCAAATTTACAAAAATAAAAATGTTCTTTATCTATTTTTTCTTTCATAAGTTTGTATAAAGTCTTCATTTTTATAGCTTCAATCTGGACACCATCTTCTTCCCAAACTTCTATCATTCCTTCTTTTCTAGCATCTTGTATAATTGGAAGAAAGTCTGTTCTTTTATTAAAAGATAGATCTCTACAAAAAAACCTATGTTTTATTTGAATAATCTCCCCATTTTTAATTTTAACTTTACCAATGAAATCTTTATCAAAACGGTACTTGACTTTTAGTTTTCTTTCTAAGAAATGAGCTTCAGTCATTTTACTTATAGCTCCTCCAATACCTGCTATATATCCGTCTCTTTCAAATACTTTTGAAATTATGTCGTTATCTCCAAAGGTCTCATAACTTCTAATTTCTCTATCTTGCAAAACAGTATCTTGACTAAATACTGTATATGAAAACATTGGATCTGAACTTCTTTTCTCAGGGTTTTTATTCCTTAAAAGTTCCATACTTGCTCCAA includes the following:
- a CDS encoding glycosyl transferase possibly involved in lipopolysaccharide synthesis (PFAM: Bacterial sugar transferase); amino-acid sequence: MIYRFLFKPILDRVFALLLLLIFSPILIFVSIAIRIKLGSPIFFRQLRPTKNEKIFKIFKFRTMSDERDSNGELLPDEVRLGTFGKFIRSTSLDELPQILNVLRGEVSFIGPRPLLPEYLPLYSDLQKQRHDVKAGITGLAQVKGRNNLSWRNRFRYDVFYSKKVSFGLDLKIAIMTIQKIIKRSDVNQSGNATMEKFSGN
- a CDS encoding Cytochrome c553 (PFAM: Cytochrome c), producing MYKFLIVLFFSVSLFGDRFENGKQFYFSKGCSSCHGVDGTGIQNYPSLSGRNLWDLKRRLDAIVSGKRKTQQASIMLPFARNLSEAEKSEITYFLQELPNHKEKEEVYYLESGSWGDGGS
- a CDS encoding pseudaminic acid synthase (PFAM: SAF domain; NeuB family~TIGRFAM: pseudaminic acid synthase): MKIGNFNLETDGTFIIAELSANHNGSLKNALDTIKKAKEIGANAIKIQTYTADTITLNSRKEDFMISGGTLWDGKNLYDLYQEAYTPWEWHEELFNYARSIGIDIFSSPFDKTAVDLLEKFSPSAYKIASFEITDIDLIEYVALKGRPVIISTGIATLTDIELAVETVRKTGNNDIILLKCTSSYPAPLEEINLNTIPNLKETFGVTVGLSDHTLGISVPVGAVALGAKIVEKHFIADRKIGGPDSAFSLDPKQFKNMIDSVREIEKALGKVSYKLTPKIEKSRGFSRSLYVAKDIKEGEIFTEENLRSVRPGYGLHPKYLKDFLGKKATRNYEFGERFQ
- a CDS encoding pseudaminic acid biosynthesis N-acetyl transferase (PFAM: Acetyltransferase (GNAT) family~TIGRFAM: pseudaminic acid biosynthesis N-acetyl transferase), which encodes MENIELINFIDLTLDEQKTVLDWRNNPLIQKYMFDSKNIPLVDHLAFIDSLKIIQKNQHFKVSNLGVINLKKIDIQNNSAEIGLYSNPDKFGVGKILMEKILQFPYKKLYLEVFSNNEKAIKLYQRFNFKETHREKIENRELIYMELNR
- a CDS encoding NADPH-dependent FMN reductase (PFAM: NADPH-dependent FMN reductase), encoding MKNLKVLGVVGSIRSNHKNIKKLERFILDSSTQTELNQRIKDSKIIFSNSDIAVSHSLLASKNYGSNIEIVSITDIFKHKKLGIYYDLMNYNSIDDIDEIDSLTLDESMFQELLKKVDKADGIILGTPVYFGDRSSIANKFLQLTYKYKVLKGKGFGVVSTGAKRNGGQETANIYSLQEALAQEAIVVGNGPKTAQYGGTVWAGDTGKAIDDSFGLETCYGVGRQVAQLSEILNIGEYKSKPKITFVLTMDTEEKKYEKILQKYIKRNLDSYNSKIYNLIDETIYRCIACNVCPSPKMVEKLKSEDFPYHCVIQTKKDNMKHVQEALVNSDSIIFVGVNSHDDLIYRYQAFMERTRFIRHDDFELSNIPSVGMLISELGATNNQIFNVKVLTSFIRHNTFFLKPVEIILKDGEVIYEDSFRNLIPFIEKITSGREKIDPMEISYKATGYSNKTFDETKKLRK
- a CDS encoding hypothetical protein (PFAM: Domain of unknown function (DUF2172)), with translation MEIGKKMYQWATDLFPINRSLTGDGNRETLNYIKNVIPELNIYEIPSGTQCFDWNVPKEWNAKEAYIEFQGKRIIDFRNNNLYLVGYSTPTELELSLDELQKHLYSIPEMPEAIPYVTSYYKERWGFCITENQRIKLKEGIYKVKIDSTLENGSMTYGEVLLKGRTEKEIFLSTYVCHPSMANNELSGPVVAMALLEYIKSIPNRRYSYRVIFIPETIGSICYLSKNLEEMKKNIVAGFNLTTIGDDNSYSYLPTRYGDTLADKIAKYVLKDIPHNKYSFLQRGSDERQYCSPGVDLPVATVCRTIYGRYDEYHTSLDNLDFISPEGLQGGFDIIKKAIYILEENRVFLSTILCEPRLGKRGLYPTISGHKIDGSRVLRNFLTYCDGKNDLIDISNLIKVDIEDLKEIISQLQFFNKIYR
- a CDS encoding pseudaminic acid biosynthesis-associated protein PseG (TIGRFAM: pseudaminic acid biosynthesis-associated protein PseG) is translated as MRTLFRADSSSKIGLGHIMRDLVLAQQYENSDIYFATQNLNGNINHKILESKYKLIDLKTNSVEELIKNIKDVNIDEVVFDHYEIDYIFEKKVKDETGVKILSFDDTYQKHYCDILLNHNISANENRYKNLVPENCELRCGAKYTLIRDEFKNISLKTPKQPTIFLAMGGADTSNLSLEILKIIPEGFKVNLVTTSSNPNISELKKFVEKDSFIELHINTVKIAQIMANSTLAIISPSVILHEVLYLRLPFIAIQTANNQKDISEYLKQNRYIILEKFDREDLKEILWKILN
- a CDS encoding aminoglycoside N3'-acetyltransferase (PFAM: Aminoglycoside 3-N-acetyltransferase) is translated as MSLEELLAKKTKNNPLFLHIDAIGLLNFKTHIGNNISEILDNKLEDFNSVLNDSQKLGGNILIPAFSYSITNGELFDINKTKSDVGASMELLRNKNPEKRSSDPMFSYTVFSQDTVLQDREIRSYETFGDNDIISKVFERDGYIAGIGGAISKMTEAHFLERKLKVKYRFDKDFIGKVKIKNGEIIQIKHRFFCRDLSFNKRTDFLPIIQDARKEGMIEVWEEDGVQIEAIKMKTLYKLMKEKIDKEHFYFCKFDDLKKR